The nucleotide window CACCCTGGATCCGGCGTGGGAGAGTCCGTTCGGATCGCACATCCGGGAGACCGCGTCGGACCTTCCTCCGGACCGCGGCTACAGCCTGGTGGTGCCGCTCCGGAACACGGCAGCGGACGCACCGCTGGCGGCGCCACCACCGGCGCCGGCATGGACGCGAACCGCGGTCATCGCCGGCGCCTTGCTCATACCCCTTCTGGTGCTGTTGGCGCTGCTTCGCCGAGGCCGCGATCTCGCGCGAGCCGCACCGCTGACCCCTCCCGAGGAGATCGACGCGGAGTGGCTGGAGCGGCACATCTTCGTCCATCCCCCTGAGATCGTGGGCACCGCCTGGGACCGGGCGGTGAGCGAAGCGGAGGTGGCCGCCCTGCTCGCCCGGCTGGTGGAAGAGGGGAAGCTTTCGAGCCGGGTGGAGCCGGACGAGAAGGGAGAACCGGTGCTGCACCTCCGCCGAATTGCACCCCTCGACGCCTTCGCGCCGCACGAACGTGACCTGCTGGAGGCTCTGTTCGTCGATGATAGCGAGGAGACGAGCACCACCGCCGTCCGCGAGCATTACCAGGACAAGGGGTTCGACCCGGCGGCAAAGATCAGGAAAGCGCTGGAAGAGCGCCTGGAGGGGCTCCCGGGACCCGGCAGAGTTCCCAGACGGGTGCTAGGCGGTGCTGGTTTGTTCCTGGCGGGGATTGCCCTGACCCTGGTGGTGCCCGATCGGCCCGGTCGTTGGCCAGTGGTGGTTGTGTGCCTCGCCGCGGCGGTGCTCTCCGCCGCATTGGCCACTCTGCTGGCCGGCCAGCTCGCCCGCCGGGTCACACACCGGGGAGGGGTAATGGTGGGGACGGTTCTGGCGCTCGGGGCGCCGGCCGCCCTGCTGGTCCTGCTCGCGAACGGACCGCTGGCGCGGGAGGAGGTAGCCGCGTTCTACCGTCCGGGGGCCGGACTCCTGCTTGCTCTCCTCGTCGTACTTGCGGGGGTGGGAATGCTCGCGAGTGCCTTCGCGCAGCCGACCGAAACGGTCGAGCGGCTCGGATTTCGCCGGCGGCTCGTCTCGGCCCGCAGGTTCTTTCTGGCGGAGCTCGAGCGACCGGAGCCGCGTCTGCGCGACGCGTGGTTCCCGTACCTGCTGGCCTTCGGGTTGGGTGAGCAGGTGGACCGGTGGGTCCGCGCCTTCGGGAAAGAGGGTGGAAAGGGGACGACGGCTGCCCTCGCAGGGGCGGCGGGCGCGGCTTCCGGGGGTCGCCCGGCTAGCTCGAGCTCCGGATGGACCGGCGGAGGGCCACAGTTCGGGGGCGGTAGCTTTGCCGGGGGTGGGGCCGGCGGTGGGTGGGGTGTGGCGGCCGCCGGAATGGCGGCGGGCGTCTCGGCGCCCGGGTCGACGGGCGGAGGGGGGACGGGGGTCTCCGTCTCCGGCGGAGGTGGGGGTGGAGGTTGGTGAGGATGGGCATCTCCGCCGGAGACGGAGACCCCCGTGGGCATCGACAGACTTGCGAGATGGTCGATTGCCCTTGATCTTTCGGCGTACATAGCCGCCGCAATCGCGGAGGCGCGGAATCAATGCTGCTCAGAGCAAACCCGTCGAAAGGCGGGGACGCAGAGCTACGGGGCTACCGCGGCATCAGCCGTCACGCTCGCCGGGCCGCCAGCAACGGATGCCATCCGTGCTGGCGGCCTTTTTTTCCACCAGTACGAGGAGTGTGGAAGATGCAACGTCTCGTCTCGGTCGGAGCTGCCATACTGCTGACCGCTGGGCTCACCAGCGCGTGCGCTACCAAGGGGCAGCTACGCCGCCTCCAGGCGGAGCAGCAGGCGGCGCTTCAGCAGGAGCGGGAAGAGCGGCTCGCCGCTGAAGAGGAGTTGCGGGCGACGCTCAATGCCCTCGACAGCGATGTCGAGGCGCTACGAGCAGACATCGAGCAGCTTCGCACTGAGTTCGGTGCCCAGATCACCGCGCTCGAGGGGAAGCTCCGGTTCGCAATGCCGATCCACTTCGGCTTCGATGAGGCGGAGGTCGCGGCGGAAGACCAGGAGATGCTCAACCGCTTCGCGAGCGTCGTGCGCGAGCACTACGGGGCCTCGTACCTCACCATCGAAGGCTTCGCCGACCCCGCCGGCCCGGAGGAGTACAACAAGCGGCTCTCCGAGCGCCGCGCCGAGGCGGTCCAGGAGTATCTCGTACAGCAGGGGCTGCCGGAGGATCGTCTGCGCACCGTGGGCTACGGTGAGTCGCGGCCGGTGGTGCCGGGCGCTGCCGCCTCGACCCCGGGCGCCGAACTCAACCGCCGCGTGGTCTTCGTGATCGAAGGTCCGGTGAACGACGTGCTGCCGGAGGCTGGGCAGCCCGTCGGCGCCGAATCGACCTGATCTGCCAGACCGCTCTGGCGCGCGAAGTCGAATCCCCGGGGCGCAATCCGGCGCCCCGGGGATCTTTTGATGCGGGCGCTTCCCCTGCCTCGCTTCTCACGCGTCCCACGGCACGCTTGGTGCACGCTCCACCCCCCTCGAAGTCGCGCCGGGCCAGGAGCTTATGGCGCGATTCGCCCCTCCGGAAAGGAGACCGCCATGTGCACCGCAACTCGCTCCTGGGGCCGCGGACTTCGTGTCGCGGCTATCGTAGTCGTCGTCGTG belongs to Longimicrobiaceae bacterium and includes:
- a CDS encoding OmpA family protein — translated: MQRLVSVGAAILLTAGLTSACATKGQLRRLQAEQQAALQQEREERLAAEEELRATLNALDSDVEALRADIEQLRTEFGAQITALEGKLRFAMPIHFGFDEAEVAAEDQEMLNRFASVVREHYGASYLTIEGFADPAGPEEYNKRLSERRAEAVQEYLVQQGLPEDRLRTVGYGESRPVVPGAAASTPGAELNRRVVFVIEGPVNDVLPEAGQPVGAEST